CGCAAGCTGTTCTTCAATCTCCGCAAAGAGACCGAACGGCTGGAGCGCGAGGGATTCACTCCGCAGCCGCTCCTGCTCGCGCATCGGATGGGTGTGCGGGAAAGCGACGTGCGTGAGATGCAGGAACGGATGGGGCAGAGCGAGCTATCGCTCGATCAACCCGCCGGCGCCAGCGATGACACGCGGCTGCTCGACGTAATCCCCGACGCCGCGCACAACCCGGAAACCGAAACCGCCGACCGCGAGTGGCGCGACTTCGCCCACGACAAGGTCGAGCAGTTCGCCGCGACGCTGGCGGGGAAGGAGCTGGAGATTTTCAAGGCGCGGCTGCTGTCGGAGGATCCCGAGACGCTGCAGGTGATCGGCACCCGCTTCGGAATCAGCCGCGAGCGCGTGCGGCAGATCGAAACGCGGCTCAAGCGCCGGCTGAAAGAGTTTATCGAGGCGAAGGCGCCCGACATCGACGACGCCGGCCCGTCGTAGGCATCGCTGATCGCCGGTTTACCCCATTGCCGCTGATAGCCGCCGCTTGCGATAATGCGGTCTGAGGCGGATCGCGCAAGGAGCCTGCAGTCGAATGCGAGAACGCAGCTGCGCGCTGGTTGTGGTGGGTAACGAAATCCTTTCCGGCAAGGTTCAGGATTCCAACGCGTATTTCGCGGCTCGCGAGCTGCACCAGATCGGCGTCGCGCTGGCTCGTATCGCAACCATCCCGGACCAACTTGCGCCGATCGCCGGCGAAGTCTCGTACTGTTCCCGCAACTTCGATTTCGTGATCACTTCGGGCGGCGTCGGCCCAACCCACGACGATCTTACGATGGAAGGCGTCGCGCGCGCATTCAACCGCCGTCTCGTGGTCCATCCCGAGCTCGAGCGCCTCATCCGCAAACATTTCCACGAGCGCTCGGTCGGCGCAGGCCTCAAGATGGCCGAAGTGCCCGAGGGCGCGGTCCTCAACGAAGCCGGCGACATCCGTTTTCCGACCGTGCAGATCGAAAACGTGTACGTGCTGCCCGGAATCCCGCAACTGTTCGAGGCCAAGCTGCGGGCGCTGAGCAGCCGCTTTGCGGCCGACCCGTATTTCATGCGCGCGATTTACCTGACCGCCGGCGAGGGCACGATCGCCGATCACCTGAACGACTGCATGCGCAATTTTCCGGAGTTGATGCTGGGCTCGTATCCGCGGATCGGAGATCCCGACTACCGCGTGAAGTTAACGCTCGAGTCGAAGAACGCCGAATATCTCGAGCGCGCGTTTCGTCATTTGATGGGACTGCTGCCGGCCGAGGCAGTGGTCAAAACCGAGTAGCAATTTACGTCCGAGCTGGCGGTGGAGGAAATCATGAGGAAGGGAAATTTCAGATTCGCTGCGTTCGCGCTGGGATTGTCGGTGATGCTCGCGATGCCGGCCGGTCCGCTCGCCGAGTATGCCGCGGCACAGACGCAGCCGGCAGGCGCTGCGACGCCAATGCAGGTGCCGCAGCCGCAGGCCAACAGCGTTAATTGGCCGGGCGCGGGTTACGGCGTCGGCGCCTTGTTCTGCAATGTTCTCTACATCCCGGCCAAGCTGGTCTACGCACTGCTCGGCGGCATCGTTGGCGGCGGGACCTTTTTGGTGAC
This region of Candidatus Binatus sp. genomic DNA includes:
- a CDS encoding competence/damage-inducible protein A, which encodes MRERSCALVVVGNEILSGKVQDSNAYFAARELHQIGVALARIATIPDQLAPIAGEVSYCSRNFDFVITSGGVGPTHDDLTMEGVARAFNRRLVVHPELERLIRKHFHERSVGAGLKMAEVPEGAVLNEAGDIRFPTVQIENVYVLPGIPQLFEAKLRALSSRFAADPYFMRAIYLTAGEGTIADHLNDCMRNFPELMLGSYPRIGDPDYRVKLTLESKNAEYLERAFRHLMGLLPAEAVVKTE